One window of the Candidatus Palauibacter soopunensis genome contains the following:
- the ppsA gene encoding phosphoenolpyruvate synthase: protein MPAHSASYIAPFESIGLADLESVGGKNASLGEMISHLSAAGVDVPGGFAITALAYRDFLSGELGERIHASLDTLDVEDLGALAGAGREIRGWIADTPLPPGLAARIESAYRELGADGGASGGDISVAVRSSATAEDLPEASFAGQQDTLLNVRGVDAVLRAVHHVYGSLFSDRAIAYRVHQGFAHRDVALSVGVQRMARADKGSSGVMFTLDTESGFRDVVFITSAYGLGETVVQGGVNPDEFYVYKPALRAGRHAILRRNLGGKAIKLVYAGSEAGSEAGSGAAAGDEAESVRTVEVPEEDRLRFSLTDDEVHELARQALLIEDHYGRPMDIEWARDGIDGALRILQARPETVQSRAGGVISRFTLKERGRVLAEGRSIGGRIGGGPACVIESASEIARFRRGDVLVTDMTDPDWEPMMKQSAAIVTNRGGRTCHAAIIARELGIPAVVGCGDATAQLAEAGDVTVSCAEGDAGYVYEGLLDFEEGEIRLGAMPEIPVKIMLNVGNPDRAFDFASIPNHGVGLARLEFIINRMIGVHPQALLDFENLPDELQGDIRVQHAGYADPVEFYVEKLTEGVATIAAAFAPEPVIVRLSDFKSNEYADLIGGRRYEPYEENPMLGFRGASRYVSESFGPAFELECRALRRVRRRIGLDNVWLMVPFVRTVAEARGVVDLLAENGLARGEDGLQLIMMCELPSNALLADEFLEHFDGMSIGSNDMTQLTLGLDRDSGLIADIFDERDAAVKATLSMAIRACAKAGKYIGICGQGPSDHPDLARWLVEEGIESMSLNPDTAVETWMFLAGEEV from the coding sequence TTGCCCGCGCATTCAGCCTCGTATATCGCGCCATTCGAGTCGATCGGACTCGCCGATCTCGAATCGGTAGGGGGGAAGAACGCATCGCTCGGCGAGATGATCTCTCACCTCTCCGCGGCGGGCGTTGATGTCCCGGGCGGCTTCGCGATCACGGCCCTGGCGTACCGCGACTTCCTCTCCGGCGAACTCGGAGAACGCATCCACGCTTCGCTCGATACCCTGGACGTCGAGGATCTGGGGGCGCTTGCCGGTGCGGGTCGCGAGATCCGGGGCTGGATCGCCGATACGCCGCTCCCGCCGGGACTCGCCGCCCGGATCGAGTCGGCCTACCGCGAACTCGGCGCCGACGGCGGCGCGTCCGGCGGCGACATCTCCGTCGCGGTGCGCTCCTCGGCCACGGCCGAAGATCTTCCCGAAGCCTCCTTCGCCGGGCAGCAGGACACGCTGCTCAACGTCCGCGGGGTCGACGCGGTGCTGCGGGCGGTACATCACGTCTATGGCTCGCTGTTCAGCGACCGGGCGATCGCCTACCGGGTGCACCAGGGGTTCGCGCACCGCGACGTGGCCCTCTCCGTCGGCGTCCAGCGCATGGCGCGCGCGGACAAGGGCTCGAGCGGGGTGATGTTCACGCTGGATACCGAGTCGGGGTTCCGGGACGTCGTGTTCATCACGAGCGCGTACGGTCTCGGAGAAACGGTCGTGCAGGGGGGCGTGAACCCGGACGAGTTCTACGTCTACAAGCCGGCCCTGCGCGCCGGCCGCCATGCGATCCTGCGCCGAAACCTCGGGGGCAAGGCGATCAAGCTCGTCTACGCCGGATCGGAGGCCGGCTCCGAGGCCGGATCGGGAGCGGCGGCCGGGGACGAAGCCGAGTCCGTCCGGACGGTCGAGGTCCCGGAGGAGGACCGGCTCCGCTTCTCGCTCACGGACGACGAGGTGCACGAACTGGCTCGCCAGGCGCTCCTGATCGAGGACCACTACGGCCGTCCCATGGACATCGAGTGGGCCCGGGATGGCATCGACGGCGCGCTGAGGATCCTGCAGGCGCGTCCGGAAACCGTGCAGAGTCGCGCGGGCGGAGTCATCTCCCGCTTCACGCTCAAGGAGCGGGGCCGGGTGCTCGCCGAGGGGCGCAGCATCGGCGGCCGGATCGGGGGCGGTCCGGCGTGCGTCATCGAGTCCGCCTCGGAGATCGCGCGCTTCCGGCGCGGCGACGTGCTCGTCACGGACATGACGGACCCGGACTGGGAACCGATGATGAAGCAGTCCGCCGCCATCGTCACGAATCGCGGCGGCCGCACCTGCCACGCGGCGATCATCGCGCGGGAACTCGGCATCCCCGCGGTCGTCGGCTGCGGCGACGCGACGGCGCAGCTCGCGGAGGCCGGGGACGTGACGGTGTCCTGCGCCGAAGGCGACGCGGGCTACGTGTACGAAGGATTGCTCGACTTCGAGGAGGGAGAGATCCGCCTCGGCGCCATGCCGGAGATCCCGGTCAAGATCATGCTCAACGTGGGGAACCCGGACCGGGCGTTCGACTTCGCCTCGATCCCCAACCACGGGGTGGGCCTCGCCCGGCTCGAGTTCATCATCAACCGCATGATCGGCGTCCATCCGCAGGCCCTGCTCGACTTCGAAAACCTGCCGGACGAACTCCAGGGGGACATCCGGGTCCAGCACGCCGGCTACGCGGATCCGGTCGAATTCTACGTCGAGAAACTCACGGAAGGGGTCGCCACGATCGCCGCGGCCTTCGCCCCCGAGCCCGTCATCGTGCGGCTGTCCGACTTCAAGTCGAACGAATACGCGGATCTCATCGGCGGCCGGCGCTACGAGCCGTACGAGGAGAACCCGATGCTCGGCTTCCGCGGCGCGTCCCGCTACGTGTCGGAGAGCTTCGGGCCCGCCTTCGAACTCGAGTGCCGGGCACTGCGCCGGGTCCGCCGGAGGATCGGACTCGACAACGTGTGGCTGATGGTCCCCTTCGTCCGCACGGTTGCGGAGGCGCGGGGGGTCGTCGACCTCCTGGCGGAGAACGGCCTCGCCCGCGGGGAGGACGGCCTGCAGCTCATCATGATGTGCGAGCTTCCCTCGAACGCCCTGCTCGCGGACGAGTTCCTCGAGCACTTCGACGGGATGTCGATCGGGTCGAACGACATGACGCAGCTCACCCTCGGCCTCGACCGCGACTCCGGGCTCATCGCCGACATCTTCGATGAGCGCGACGCGGCCGTGAAGGCGACGCTCTCGATGGCGATCCGCGCCTGCGCGAAGGCGGGCAAGTACATCGGGATCTGCGGGCAGGGACCGTCGGACCACCCCGATCTCGCACGCTGGCTCGTGGAGGAGGGGATCGAGAGCATGTCGCTCAATCCGGACACCGCCGTCGAGACGTGGATGTTCCTCGCGGGGGAGGAAGTCTGA
- a CDS encoding pyruvate, water dikinase regulatory protein produces MTQRTVFFVSDHSGVTAETLGHSLIAQFDALDFTKITVPFVSTVDKAKRAARNINTTARVQGSPPIVFSTLVKEDVRDTVREIVEETDALFLDFFDSFLDPLEKEFGHKSQHAMGVSHGIQNYREYDRRIEAMNFALSHDDGSNPEGYDRADLVLVGVSRSGKTPTCLYLALQYGVFAANYPLTGSDLEERRIPPPLFDHRDKIYGLTIEPHRLGELRSARGIGRRYASPRQVSFEIRQAQSLFERLDIPFIDATRCSIEELASRILDATRLERRTTS; encoded by the coding sequence ATGACCCAGCGAACGGTTTTCTTCGTTTCGGACCACTCGGGCGTCACGGCCGAGACCCTCGGCCACAGCCTGATCGCGCAGTTCGACGCCCTCGACTTCACGAAAATCACCGTACCATTCGTCTCCACCGTCGACAAGGCGAAACGGGCCGCCAGGAACATCAACACCACGGCGCGCGTGCAGGGCTCGCCCCCCATCGTCTTCAGCACCCTCGTGAAGGAGGACGTGCGCGACACCGTCCGGGAAATCGTTGAGGAGACCGATGCCCTCTTCCTTGACTTCTTCGACTCCTTTCTCGACCCGCTCGAGAAGGAATTCGGCCACAAGTCGCAGCACGCCATGGGCGTGTCCCACGGCATCCAGAACTACCGGGAATACGACCGCCGCATCGAGGCGATGAACTTCGCGCTGTCTCACGATGACGGCTCGAACCCGGAGGGATACGACCGGGCCGACCTCGTACTGGTCGGCGTGTCGAGATCCGGCAAGACCCCGACCTGCCTCTATCTCGCGCTCCAGTACGGCGTGTTCGCCGCGAACTACCCTCTCACGGGAAGCGATCTGGAGGAGCGGCGGATTCCACCCCCTCTCTTCGACCACCGGGACAAGATCTACGGGCTCACGATCGAGCCCCACCGCCTGGGGGAACTGCGGAGCGCGCGCGGCATCGGCCGCCGCTACGCCTCGCCCCGCCAGGTGAGTTTCGAAATCCGTCAGGCGCAGTCGCTGTTCGAGCGCCTCGACATCCCGTTCATCGACGCAACGCGCTGCTCGATCGAGGAACTGGCGAGCCGGATCCTCGACGCGACGCGCCTCGAGCGGCGCACGACATCGTAA
- a CDS encoding amidohydrolase family protein has product MCDSRTDSAPGAHAAPGVSSTPVGILALLCLAIAAPGAAALPQEGDAAETWDVTAPTGETREIDFTTDEGTWMSLDLEPGGEWLVFDLLGHIYRLPVEGGEAEVLTQNTGVAVNYHPSLSPDGSTIAFISDRGGQSNLWLMDADGSNPRPVFEDQGLRAWEPAWSPDGRFIVVRRASTRRGGGGPAPGLWMYSRDGGEGVQLVGSDYSGAQWPSFSPDGGSLYFHFRAAPPGLWSGRLDMTQGHKQIRRLDLETGRVDEITSGIMVQQGQTSSGGAIAPEPSPDGRWLAFARRIPDGTISHDGHRFGPRTALWLRELETGAERVLMDPIEVDMAEGMKVSRDLPGYSWASDSRSIVVSAGGKIRRVDLDGAVTTIPFTARVQRTISEMAGRPQMALGETFKVKFPRWTASSPDGSRLAFQAVGRVWLMDLPDGTPRRLTPDSFAPFEMAPAWSPDGRSIAFTSWADADQGQVWRVSADGGAPQQLTTQAGEYLNTVWSPDGRDIVVTRGSGATSHGRTVASNQFFDFVRVPAEGGDATLITKVARPYAGGRPLMPRRPVAQASFGPDGRLFYPEALGPDDGEPAGTEIASIRLDGSDRRVHFTLPDADEAAVSPDGAWLAFQEGDNVYRMPFPYGGTGSNIVRIAKRSGQLPVTQVSFEGGIHPRWRDASTLEFVSGPRYYTHDPNSGETVETPIDLELPRHIARGSVAFTGARIITAENDEVIASGDILVRDGRLACIGDCDTAGADHVIDAAGTTIMPGLIDMHAHHHRDHVGVIPQRNWESAIYMAYGITTTLDNSQWSSNVFPAAELVEAGAMIGPRTYSTGDPVYSGDGARQNEISSYELADQNVARLASWGAVMIKEYLQPRRDQRQWVTDAARVRGLRVTAEGGDIEYNMGMIMDGHTGWEHPMSYVPLYDDVAKFFGQSDAVYSPTFIVGGPSAWNEEYFYQTDDVWRDEKMRRWLPWRMLIPATRRRMMRPETDYSFPLIARGLGDIIEEGGWGAIGSHGQLHGLGSHYEVWMAAAGTDEMTGIEIGTIHGAHFLGLAHETGSLAEGKLADFIVLNSNPLDDIRNTADIRLVVKDGIVYDADTLDEVWPDPKPFGDHYWVDEDALMSDDRPTDYWDRRRDGGGGPDPRN; this is encoded by the coding sequence ATGTGTGATTCCCGCACCGACTCGGCTCCCGGGGCCCATGCGGCTCCCGGCGTCAGTTCGACTCCCGTCGGCATTCTGGCGCTTCTCTGCCTCGCGATTGCCGCGCCCGGCGCCGCCGCGCTCCCGCAGGAAGGTGACGCGGCCGAGACATGGGACGTGACGGCGCCGACCGGCGAAACCCGGGAGATCGACTTCACGACGGACGAGGGGACGTGGATGTCGCTCGACCTCGAGCCGGGGGGAGAGTGGCTCGTGTTCGACCTCCTCGGGCACATCTACCGGCTTCCCGTGGAGGGCGGCGAGGCCGAGGTCCTCACGCAGAACACCGGCGTGGCCGTCAACTACCACCCGAGCCTGTCGCCGGACGGGTCGACGATCGCCTTCATCTCCGACCGCGGGGGGCAGAGCAACCTGTGGCTGATGGATGCGGACGGCTCGAACCCGCGCCCGGTGTTCGAGGATCAGGGGCTGCGCGCGTGGGAGCCGGCGTGGAGTCCGGACGGGCGCTTCATCGTCGTGCGGCGCGCCTCGACGCGGCGCGGCGGGGGCGGCCCGGCGCCGGGGCTGTGGATGTACTCGAGGGACGGGGGCGAAGGCGTGCAACTCGTCGGCTCGGACTATTCCGGCGCCCAGTGGCCGTCGTTCTCACCCGACGGCGGGTCCCTCTACTTCCACTTCCGGGCCGCGCCGCCGGGGCTGTGGTCCGGCCGGCTGGACATGACACAGGGGCACAAGCAGATCCGGCGGCTCGACCTCGAAACGGGGCGGGTCGACGAGATCACGTCCGGCATCATGGTGCAGCAGGGGCAGACCTCGAGCGGCGGGGCGATCGCGCCGGAGCCGTCGCCGGACGGGCGCTGGCTCGCCTTCGCGCGCCGCATCCCGGACGGGACGATCTCTCACGACGGGCACCGCTTCGGGCCCCGCACCGCGCTCTGGCTGCGGGAGCTGGAAACGGGGGCCGAGCGCGTCCTCATGGACCCGATCGAGGTGGACATGGCGGAGGGGATGAAGGTGTCCCGCGACCTGCCGGGGTACAGCTGGGCGTCGGACTCGCGCTCCATCGTGGTCTCGGCGGGCGGGAAGATCCGCCGCGTCGACCTCGACGGCGCCGTGACGACAATCCCCTTCACCGCCCGCGTGCAGCGCACGATCTCGGAGATGGCGGGGCGTCCGCAGATGGCGCTGGGCGAGACGTTCAAGGTGAAGTTCCCGCGCTGGACCGCCTCCTCGCCGGACGGGAGCCGGCTCGCCTTCCAGGCGGTGGGACGGGTGTGGCTCATGGACCTGCCGGATGGGACGCCGCGGCGGCTCACGCCGGACTCGTTCGCGCCGTTCGAGATGGCGCCCGCGTGGTCGCCGGACGGGCGCTCCATCGCGTTCACGAGCTGGGCGGACGCGGACCAGGGGCAGGTGTGGCGGGTGTCGGCGGACGGAGGCGCGCCGCAGCAGCTCACGACGCAGGCGGGAGAATACCTCAACACCGTGTGGAGTCCGGACGGCCGGGACATCGTCGTCACCAGGGGGTCAGGCGCGACGTCCCACGGCCGGACCGTGGCGAGCAACCAGTTCTTCGACTTCGTGCGCGTGCCGGCGGAAGGCGGCGACGCGACGCTGATCACGAAGGTGGCGCGGCCGTACGCGGGCGGGCGTCCGCTGATGCCGCGGCGGCCCGTCGCGCAGGCGTCGTTCGGACCCGACGGGCGACTCTTCTATCCGGAGGCCCTGGGACCCGACGACGGCGAACCCGCGGGGACGGAGATCGCCTCCATCCGCCTCGACGGGAGCGACCGCCGCGTCCACTTCACCCTCCCGGACGCGGACGAGGCGGCGGTGTCGCCGGACGGGGCGTGGCTCGCCTTCCAGGAGGGCGACAACGTGTACCGGATGCCCTTCCCGTACGGCGGGACGGGGTCGAACATCGTCCGCATCGCCAAGCGCAGCGGCCAGTTGCCGGTCACGCAGGTCAGCTTCGAGGGCGGCATCCATCCGCGCTGGCGCGACGCGAGCACGCTCGAGTTCGTGAGCGGCCCGCGCTACTACACGCACGACCCGAACAGCGGGGAGACGGTCGAGACGCCGATCGACCTCGAACTGCCGCGCCACATCGCCCGCGGGAGCGTCGCCTTCACCGGCGCCCGCATCATCACGGCCGAGAACGACGAGGTCATCGCGAGCGGCGACATTCTCGTGCGGGACGGCCGCCTCGCCTGCATCGGCGACTGCGACACCGCCGGCGCGGACCACGTGATCGACGCGGCGGGCACGACGATCATGCCCGGCCTCATCGACATGCACGCGCACCATCACCGCGACCACGTGGGCGTGATCCCGCAGCGCAACTGGGAGTCCGCGATCTACATGGCGTACGGGATCACGACGACGCTCGACAACTCGCAGTGGTCGTCGAACGTCTTCCCCGCCGCCGAACTCGTCGAGGCCGGCGCCATGATCGGCCCGCGCACCTACAGCACGGGGGATCCCGTCTATTCCGGCGACGGGGCGCGCCAGAACGAGATCTCGAGCTACGAGTTGGCGGACCAGAACGTCGCGCGCCTCGCCTCGTGGGGCGCGGTGATGATCAAGGAGTACCTGCAGCCGCGCCGCGACCAGCGGCAGTGGGTCACGGACGCGGCGCGGGTACGCGGGCTGCGCGTGACCGCCGAGGGCGGCGACATCGAGTACAACATGGGCATGATCATGGACGGCCACACCGGGTGGGAGCACCCGATGAGCTACGTGCCGCTGTACGATGACGTGGCGAAGTTCTTCGGCCAGTCCGATGCCGTGTACTCCCCGACTTTCATCGTCGGCGGCCCGAGCGCCTGGAACGAGGAGTACTTCTACCAGACGGACGACGTGTGGAGGGACGAGAAGATGCGCCGCTGGCTCCCGTGGCGGATGCTCATCCCCGCCACCCGGCGCCGCATGATGCGCCCGGAGACGGACTACAGCTTCCCCCTCATCGCGCGCGGCCTGGGCGACATCATCGAGGAGGGCGGCTGGGGGGCCATCGGCTCGCACGGCCAGCTGCACGGGCTCGGCTCGCACTACGAGGTGTGGATGGCCGCAGCGGGGACGGACGAGATGACGGGGATCGAGATCGGCACGATCCACGGGGCCCATTTCCTGGGCCTGGCGCACGAGACCGGATCGCTCGCCGAGGGCAAGCTGGCGGACTTCATCGTCCTCAACTCGAACCCGCTCGACGACATCCGGAACACGGCGGACATCCGGCTCGTCGTCAAGGACGGGATCGTGTACGACGCGGACACGCTCGACGAGGTGTGGCCCGACCCGAAGCCGTTCGGCGACCACTACTGGGTGGACGAGGACGCCCTGATGAGCGACGACCGCCCCACCGACTACTGGGACCGAAGGCGGGACGGCGGCGGCGGTCCCGATCCCCGGAACTGA